One Lactobacillus crispatus DNA segment encodes these proteins:
- a CDS encoding DNA polymerase III subunit alpha yields MQVAALQNISSFTLLSSPTKVSDLIKDAKEKGYPVVGLADVNVTYGLVNFYELAKKAGIKPLLGMQLRLNGLVDSTQKYDLLVFAKTNKGYHNLLRLSSAVNLLTENGQNDKVLTLNELTKYLDDLLIIVPANLKSELMALHDTNQALGSDYVRQLKKLTSDLYLGVYASKASIDYIDYVRGLAKQFELSLVAVEDSQYLRPREQFLQKTLRAIAKGDKLQDILPLAKQAGSHYLDSAQNVLERYHQYDLDDAINNTWKIAQKCNAEVIFQKPVLPKYHQDKFPTSEEYLRYLAQTGLQARFGQKSIPAEYQKRLNYELRVINQMGFDDYFLIVWDVINYCHRVKITTGPGRGSACGSLVSYSLRITEVDPIQYNLLFERFLNPARHEMPDIDLDIPDIQRNTVIKYMYQKYGMDHAAQILTFGTMAAKQVLRDAGRVFGLTGPEITKWTHAIPYSKDKMGLKKAYQESRELRLLVDATPENKLLFKTALGLEGLPRHYSIHAAGLVISDDSIAGISGLQAGPFGIPVTQQTKKYVESLGLLKIDFLGLRNLTVLGNILALVRQQGVKLDPNTIPLNDPKTMELFQQGKTDAVFQFESGGIRGVLRKLHPDNFEDLVAVNALYRPGPMQNIDAFVARKNGTATVHYPDPSLKQILQSTYGILVYQEQVMQTAQILAGFSLGEADILRRAMSKKNQNVIEQERGKFIAGTVKKGHPKEVGERVYHYIEQFANYGFNRSHAVAYTKIAFWLAYLKVHYPAAFYTAMLNSSTSAKAQSYSMQAQEAGVRILPPDINHSQLDYTLQDGKILVGLKAIKGLRLDFAKEIAANTKPYKSFNDFLRRIDAKFLQVDAIEALIMAGAFDSIEDNRNELLLNCKDVIANVQLTGQNMSLSEILGDAPLKPAEPPTAAQKAEMEEKALGFTTTTTPLIAVQKYAQKFNARPLNQFQLNDSGISVGKLMKLKQIRTKNGKTMAFASFADTSSEQEIIIFPPAYEKFGSILKEGDIYLLGVKVQGDRFDQNKKQYFLTNLRKVNFKE; encoded by the coding sequence ATGCAAGTAGCAGCACTTCAAAACATAAGCTCCTTTACGCTTTTAAGTAGTCCAACCAAGGTAAGTGATTTGATAAAAGACGCTAAAGAGAAGGGCTATCCTGTGGTTGGTTTAGCCGACGTGAACGTGACTTATGGTTTGGTCAATTTTTATGAGTTGGCTAAAAAGGCGGGAATTAAACCACTTCTTGGGATGCAACTGCGTTTAAATGGTTTGGTTGATAGCACCCAAAAATATGATTTGCTAGTTTTTGCCAAAACAAATAAGGGCTATCATAATTTATTGCGACTTTCTAGCGCGGTAAATTTGTTAACGGAAAATGGGCAAAACGATAAGGTCTTAACGCTGAATGAATTAACCAAATATTTAGATGATTTGTTGATTATCGTACCAGCTAATCTAAAAAGTGAATTAATGGCGCTGCATGATACAAATCAGGCATTAGGCAGTGATTATGTTCGCCAACTAAAGAAGTTAACGTCTGATCTTTATTTGGGTGTATATGCTTCAAAAGCAAGTATAGATTACATTGATTATGTCCGTGGATTAGCTAAGCAATTTGAATTATCTTTAGTTGCAGTGGAAGATAGTCAATATTTACGGCCACGTGAGCAATTTTTACAAAAAACTTTGCGTGCGATTGCTAAGGGAGATAAATTGCAAGATATATTGCCACTAGCTAAGCAAGCTGGTTCGCATTATTTAGATTCTGCACAAAATGTTTTAGAACGCTATCATCAATATGACTTGGATGATGCAATTAATAATACTTGGAAAATTGCTCAGAAATGTAATGCTGAAGTGATCTTTCAAAAACCGGTCTTACCTAAATATCATCAAGATAAGTTTCCGACTTCAGAAGAATATTTGCGTTATTTGGCTCAAACTGGTTTACAAGCGCGCTTTGGTCAAAAAAGTATTCCAGCCGAGTATCAGAAAAGATTAAATTATGAATTACGAGTCATCAATCAGATGGGGTTCGATGATTATTTTTTGATTGTATGGGATGTAATTAACTATTGTCACCGAGTAAAAATTACTACTGGTCCAGGACGTGGTTCAGCTTGTGGTTCACTGGTTTCATACTCTTTGCGTATCACTGAAGTTGATCCCATCCAATATAATTTACTGTTTGAGCGTTTTTTAAATCCGGCTCGTCATGAGATGCCTGATATTGATCTGGACATTCCTGATATTCAACGGAATACAGTAATTAAGTATATGTATCAAAAGTATGGCATGGATCATGCTGCTCAAATTTTGACTTTTGGTACAATGGCTGCTAAACAAGTATTAAGAGACGCTGGCCGGGTTTTTGGCTTAACAGGACCAGAAATCACTAAGTGGACTCACGCAATCCCGTACTCTAAAGATAAAATGGGATTAAAAAAAGCATATCAAGAGTCTAGAGAACTAAGATTATTGGTTGATGCAACGCCTGAGAATAAATTGTTATTTAAGACTGCTTTAGGACTTGAGGGATTGCCAAGGCATTATTCTATTCATGCGGCTGGATTGGTGATTAGTGATGATTCGATTGCTGGCATTTCGGGATTGCAGGCTGGTCCTTTCGGCATTCCTGTAACTCAGCAAACCAAAAAATATGTTGAATCATTAGGTTTGCTAAAGATCGACTTTTTGGGATTGCGCAATTTGACAGTTTTAGGCAATATTTTAGCTTTAGTGCGGCAGCAAGGTGTAAAGCTAGATCCTAATACAATTCCGTTAAATGATCCCAAAACAATGGAACTGTTTCAACAAGGTAAAACAGATGCAGTCTTCCAATTTGAATCTGGTGGGATTCGTGGTGTTTTGCGTAAATTGCATCCCGACAATTTTGAGGACCTAGTAGCGGTGAACGCTTTATACCGTCCAGGTCCAATGCAAAATATTGACGCATTTGTTGCAAGAAAAAATGGTACGGCTACTGTGCATTATCCTGATCCCAGTTTAAAGCAAATTTTACAATCAACTTATGGAATTTTGGTTTATCAGGAACAAGTCATGCAAACAGCTCAAATCCTGGCAGGATTTTCATTGGGTGAAGCCGATATTTTACGACGTGCGATGTCTAAAAAGAATCAGAATGTCATTGAGCAAGAACGTGGAAAATTTATTGCTGGTACGGTCAAAAAAGGTCATCCTAAAGAAGTAGGTGAGCGAGTTTATCATTATATAGAGCAATTTGCTAACTATGGTTTTAACCGTTCACACGCGGTGGCATATACCAAGATTGCCTTTTGGCTAGCTTATTTGAAGGTTCATTATCCTGCTGCATTTTACACAGCGATGCTCAATTCATCAACGTCTGCTAAAGCGCAAAGCTATTCGATGCAAGCTCAGGAAGCTGGAGTTCGTATTTTGCCGCCTGATATCAATCACAGCCAATTAGACTATACTTTACAAGATGGCAAGATTTTAGTTGGTTTAAAAGCAATTAAAGGATTACGTCTTGATTTTGCTAAGGAAATAGCTGCCAATACTAAACCGTATAAGTCTTTTAATGATTTTTTGCGTAGAATCGATGCTAAGTTCTTACAAGTAGACGCAATTGAAGCATTGATTATGGCTGGAGCATTTGACTCAATCGAAGATAATCGCAATGAGTTATTGCTTAACTGCAAAGATGTAATTGCTAATGTGCAATTAACGGGACAAAATATGTCTTTATCTGAGATTCTGGGGGATGCACCACTTAAGCCTGCTGAGCCACCGACTGCTGCCCAAAAAGCAGAAATGGAAGAGAAAGCTTTAGGCTTTACTACAACAACTACTCCTCTAATAGCTGTACAAAAATATGCACAAAAATTTAACGCTAGACCATTGAATCAATTTCAGTTAAATGATAGTGGTATTAGCGTGGGTAAATTAATGAAGTTAAAGCAAATTAGGACCAAAAATGGAAAAACAATGGCTTTTGCTAGTTTTGCTGATACATCTAGCGAACAAGAAATTATTATTTTTCCACCGGCTTATGAAAAATTTGGCTCTATTTTAAAAGAAGGAGATATTTATTTACTAGGAGTCAAGGTTCAAGGTGATCGATTTGACCAAAATAAAAAACAGTATTTCTTAACCAATTTGCGAAAAGTTAATTTTAAAGAATAA
- a CDS encoding DUF2929 family protein, with amino-acid sequence MGRYIITTVWSVIYMLVVGFIAGPLTRSASFNGTDLRNCVIVGIIFGILFSAIIATITARSHKDNSKYSKLK; translated from the coding sequence ATGGGTCGTTATATCATCACAACTGTATGGAGCGTAATCTACATGTTAGTTGTAGGCTTTATTGCTGGTCCTTTAACCCGAAGTGCTTCATTCAACGGCACAGATTTAAGAAATTGTGTAATCGTTGGGATCATTTTTGGTATTCTTTTCTCAGCAATTATTGCGACTATTACTGCTCGTTCACACAAAGATAATAGTAAATACAGTAAGTTAAAATAA
- a CDS encoding bifunctional metallophosphatase/5'-nucleotidase produces MKLVFLHSSDTHGFLLPTDYQNKTDYHAPFSLSRVSSVIKSEKKKYGDNNVVVTDAGDCLQGSPLASYAHSTGDYSDLRIFTQAYNAVGYDARFLGNHDFNFGLDYLSYYVDNNEAPIINDNVLDAETEVPFFGREYTIIKRNGLKIGLLGITTQYIPHWEPKENVKGLKFASAYEKIKHYAKILRPQVDILAVMYHGGFESDPETGKATEPNRGENEGYQILTKIPEVDVLLTGHQHRRLNLVTRDTAIVQPGYRGEAVAEVVLDIDDDTKKIKSMSTKLIDTNDYDPDPVIVDIVSDLDKRTQKWLDQPIAHLDKPARIENAMKGRIEGAPFINLIQQMQLWFTKADVSATAVMSETAKGFDKTITMRDVLLNYPYANQLCRVKLTGKELRHIIEHSAGFLKKDEAGNIGFIDRWIKPKPMLYHFDVFYPVEYEADLSRPVGERLTKLTLHGKPIKDDQIYHLAVNNYRAMGGGFYPEYSMEKIETTLDKDYVQMFSEYLTHGPVEVDTKKNYKFY; encoded by the coding sequence ATGAAGTTAGTATTTTTACATTCTAGTGATACACATGGATTTTTGTTGCCAACTGATTACCAAAATAAAACCGACTATCATGCTCCTTTTAGTTTGAGTAGAGTTAGCTCAGTTATTAAATCTGAAAAGAAAAAGTATGGTGATAACAATGTTGTAGTTACCGATGCAGGTGATTGTTTGCAAGGCTCACCACTTGCTTCCTATGCTCATTCAACTGGTGATTATAGTGATTTACGTATTTTTACGCAAGCTTATAATGCAGTGGGGTATGATGCTCGCTTTTTAGGTAACCATGATTTTAACTTTGGATTAGATTATTTAAGCTACTATGTTGATAACAATGAGGCACCAATCATTAATGATAATGTACTGGATGCAGAAACAGAAGTTCCATTTTTTGGTAGAGAATACACTATTATCAAGAGAAATGGCTTAAAGATTGGTTTATTGGGGATTACAACGCAATATATCCCACATTGGGAACCTAAAGAAAATGTAAAAGGCTTAAAGTTTGCCTCTGCTTACGAAAAAATTAAGCATTATGCCAAAATATTACGCCCTCAGGTTGATATTTTAGCTGTGATGTATCATGGTGGCTTTGAAAGCGATCCTGAAACTGGTAAGGCGACTGAACCTAATCGTGGTGAAAATGAAGGTTATCAGATTTTAACCAAAATTCCAGAAGTTGATGTCCTATTGACAGGTCACCAGCATCGGCGCTTAAATTTGGTTACACGCGATACTGCTATTGTTCAACCAGGTTATCGCGGTGAAGCTGTAGCTGAAGTGGTTCTTGATATTGATGATGATACTAAGAAAATCAAATCAATGTCCACTAAGTTGATTGACACTAACGATTATGATCCTGATCCTGTAATTGTTGATATTGTATCTGACTTGGATAAAAGAACACAAAAATGGCTAGATCAACCAATTGCACATTTAGATAAACCTGCTCGAATTGAAAATGCAATGAAAGGCAGAATAGAAGGCGCGCCATTTATTAATTTAATCCAACAAATGCAATTATGGTTTACTAAAGCTGATGTTTCGGCAACTGCAGTGATGAGTGAGACAGCTAAGGGATTTGATAAGACCATTACTATGAGAGATGTTTTGTTAAATTATCCGTATGCTAATCAGTTGTGTCGTGTGAAGCTGACTGGTAAAGAATTACGTCATATTATTGAGCACTCTGCTGGCTTTTTGAAGAAAGATGAAGCAGGAAACATTGGCTTTATTGATCGATGGATTAAGCCTAAGCCAATGTTGTATCATTTTGACGTCTTTTATCCAGTCGAATATGAAGCGGATTTATCCAGACCAGTAGGTGAACGGCTGACTAAACTAACTTTGCACGGTAAGCCAATCAAAGATGATCAGATTTATCATTTAGCAGTTAACAACTATCGTGCTATGGGTGGGGGATTTTATCCTGAATATAGTATGGAAAAAATTGAAACCACTTTGGATAAGGACTATGTACAAATGTTTAGCGAATATTTGACTCATGGACCAGTCGAAGTAGATACAAAAAAGAATTATAAGTTTTACTAA
- the rpmF gene encoding 50S ribosomal protein L32, which produces MAVPARHTSKQKKRSRRGHIKLSVPAMHYDATTGEYRLSHRVSPKGYYKGRQVVNNNDNSNN; this is translated from the coding sequence ATGGCAGTTCCTGCAAGACATACTTCTAAACAAAAGAAACGTTCACGTCGTGGTCACATTAAGTTGAGTGTTCCAGCAATGCACTATGATGCAACTACTGGTGAATACCGCTTAAGCCACCGTGTTTCACCAAAGGGTTATTACAAGGGTCGTCAAGTTGTAAATAACAACGACAACAGCAATAACTAG
- a CDS encoding lipopolysaccharide assembly protein LapA domain-containing protein, which yields MEKQRNLIIGSVVALIAVIFVVLNTSPVAINFGFFKVRLPLIVVLVVMVIIGMIIAWFFGRDTKEKTDHKVTFFNKKEKKIE from the coding sequence ATGGAAAAACAAAGAAATTTAATTATTGGATCAGTTGTGGCTTTAATTGCAGTAATTTTTGTTGTTTTAAATACATCACCTGTCGCAATTAATTTTGGCTTTTTTAAGGTGAGGTTACCACTAATTGTTGTGTTAGTGGTAATGGTGATTATCGGGATGATTATTGCTTGGTTCTTTGGACGAGATACTAAGGAAAAAACGGATCACAAGGTCACTTTCTTCAATAAAAAAGAGAAGAAAATAGAATAA
- a CDS encoding SDR family NAD(P)-dependent oxidoreductase: MKDSLRNKVVVITGASSGIGRSIALESAGRGATVILIARRKNQLDEIAAEAKELSGAEAYVFPTDMGKPEEIEQTFNAITKQVKHIDFLVNCAGFGKFEEFMDQKMQDVTNMFQVNVLGLMYFTRLVGRVMMEQKTGQIINFGSIAGKVPTTKSAAYSASKAAVIQFSNVLRLELKPFGVKVMTVNPGPVYTNFLNVADKTGNYVKNVQEFMLDPDDVAWQVVHFFGSDKRELNLPLSLAVAAKLYNLFPSIGDEISLKFASRK; this comes from the coding sequence ATGAAAGACTCATTAAGAAATAAAGTTGTTGTAATTACAGGTGCTTCAAGTGGGATTGGACGTTCCATTGCCCTTGAAAGTGCTGGTCGTGGTGCTACTGTAATTTTAATTGCTAGAAGAAAGAACCAATTAGATGAAATTGCAGCAGAAGCTAAAGAACTATCCGGTGCTGAAGCATATGTTTTTCCAACAGATATGGGTAAGCCGGAAGAAATTGAACAAACCTTTAATGCAATTACTAAACAAGTAAAACACATTGACTTTTTAGTTAATTGTGCTGGTTTTGGTAAATTCGAAGAATTTATGGACCAAAAAATGCAAGACGTTACCAATATGTTCCAAGTTAATGTTTTAGGTTTGATGTACTTTACTCGTTTAGTAGGTAGGGTCATGATGGAACAAAAGACTGGTCAAATTATTAATTTTGGCTCAATTGCTGGCAAGGTACCAACTACCAAGTCAGCCGCTTACAGTGCATCTAAGGCTGCCGTAATTCAATTTTCAAATGTCTTACGGCTAGAATTAAAGCCATTTGGTGTCAAGGTAATGACTGTAAACCCAGGACCAGTTTATACTAATTTCCTCAATGTAGCAGATAAGACTGGAAATTATGTCAAAAATGTTCAAGAATTTATGTTGGATCCAGATGATGTTGCTTGGCAAGTAGTTCACTTCTTTGGCAGTGATAAACGTGAATTAAATTTACCACTTAGTTTAGCTGTAGCGGCTAAATTGTATAATCTATTTCCATCGATTGGTGATGAGATTTCCTTAAAGTTTGCTTCTAGAAAGTAA
- the rnz gene encoding ribonuclease Z, whose protein sequence is MELQFLGTGAGQPSKQRNVSSVALKLLDELNEIWLFDVGEATQHQILRTNIKLRKVTKIFISHNHGDHIFGLPGLLSTRSFQGDVGPITIYGPSGIEEFVRTALKVSRTKISYPIRFVELAKSGLICEDKGFRVYTEQLDHRIPSFGFRVVEASHPGELLIDKLAQYNVPNGPLLGKLKNGEKVTLADGTVLDGKNFLGPTKSGRIVTVIYDTRSTPSIARLAKDADVLVHESTFAGDEQKLAHDYYHSTSVEAAKIARKDNVKLLCLNHISARYMGAKAKKLEKQAKKVFSNTVLVNDFDQINIPMKGSEK, encoded by the coding sequence ATGGAATTACAATTTTTAGGTACTGGTGCTGGGCAACCTTCAAAGCAACGCAATGTTTCTAGTGTTGCACTTAAGTTGCTGGATGAATTGAATGAAATCTGGCTTTTTGACGTAGGTGAAGCAACTCAGCATCAAATTTTAAGAACAAATATTAAATTACGAAAAGTTACCAAAATTTTTATATCACATAATCACGGTGATCACATTTTTGGGTTACCAGGGTTATTGTCAACTCGTTCTTTTCAAGGTGATGTTGGTCCTATTACTATTTATGGTCCCAGTGGTATTGAAGAATTTGTTAGAACAGCTCTTAAGGTATCTCGGACTAAAATTTCATATCCTATAAGGTTTGTTGAATTAGCTAAATCAGGGTTAATCTGTGAGGATAAGGGCTTTCGAGTGTATACGGAGCAACTAGACCACCGGATACCCAGTTTTGGTTTTAGAGTAGTGGAGGCTTCACATCCAGGCGAATTATTAATTGACAAGTTAGCACAGTATAATGTTCCTAATGGGCCACTTTTGGGGAAATTAAAAAATGGCGAAAAAGTAACTTTAGCTGATGGTACTGTTTTGGATGGTAAAAATTTCTTAGGACCTACTAAATCGGGAAGAATTGTGACGGTCATCTATGACACACGTTCCACGCCAAGTATTGCTCGTTTGGCTAAAGATGCAGATGTTTTAGTCCATGAATCAACTTTTGCAGGGGATGAACAAAAATTGGCGCATGATTATTATCATTCTACTTCGGTTGAAGCAGCCAAAATTGCTCGGAAAGATAATGTTAAATTATTATGTCTAAATCATATTTCTGCTCGTTATATGGGTGCTAAAGCGAAAAAACTCGAAAAACAGGCTAAAAAAGTATTTTCTAATACAGTATTAGTTAATGATTTTGATCAGATTAATATTCCAATGAAAGGCTCAGAAAAATGA
- a CDS encoding acyltransferase family protein, producing MKKNRFITGYSGLRALAVIGVILYHLDPNSFMGGYLGVPIFFVLSGYLVTDHMLNSYDKTGSYNNRHFYLSRIKKLYPQLITVLWLSAAYIFIFQRNLLAKLNQVVLANLLNVFNFWQIHNGQSYFERFAANESPFTNLWTMSIEGQFYIVWPIVIYLLVKLVKKKKNIFWILVGLSAVSALEMAILYFLKADINRIYYGTDTRFFSLGLGAALAVVWPIEGLNQQVERKVSWILDLVGLASFVLMLAMFFSKWMNPQQAFTYSGGMLLFTLDVCILVAVIAHPGSHWNQILTNKLFDWIGSRSYGIYLYQFPVMIFFEDKVNIGDNPMLYHLIEVILILVITEITYRLIERPMGRITWDKTKQYFARIFNFETKDYFKKGQAALAALILILGSAAIAISPGVKAEDFNKSQLAQRINQNSKKQKKDNAKLIEKLKKEKKKKEKKSKIIREAELQTKKHPINKSFVKYGISQLDLQLAQHVQVTAIGDSVMAGSSNDLKQLMPKALIDAAVSRQLNVAFGLLDSYQSQGVLADNILIGLGTNGPFSMEDLDRIMHQAGPKRKVFWINVHVPTRDWQNSVNNLLKQGAKRYHNLIIIDWYSYSKNHPDWFYGDHTHPNLEGSKYYSALVTKTIVKHSKF from the coding sequence ATGAAAAAAAATAGGTTTATTACGGGGTATTCTGGCCTTAGAGCCTTAGCAGTTATCGGAGTAATTCTTTATCATTTGGATCCTAATTCCTTTATGGGAGGATATCTGGGAGTGCCGATTTTTTTCGTGCTCTCAGGATATTTGGTGACAGATCATATGCTTAATTCATATGATAAAACAGGATCATATAATAATCGTCATTTTTATTTGAGTCGAATAAAAAAGTTATATCCACAATTAATTACTGTTTTATGGTTAAGTGCAGCCTATATCTTTATCTTTCAACGAAATTTACTGGCTAAATTAAATCAGGTTGTACTTGCAAATCTATTAAATGTATTTAATTTTTGGCAAATTCATAATGGTCAAAGCTATTTTGAGCGTTTTGCAGCTAATGAATCACCATTTACTAATTTATGGACGATGTCAATTGAAGGCCAATTTTATATTGTTTGGCCAATTGTCATTTATTTACTAGTTAAATTGGTTAAAAAGAAAAAAAATATTTTCTGGATTTTAGTTGGTCTATCAGCTGTTTCTGCATTAGAAATGGCAATCCTATACTTTTTAAAGGCTGATATTAATCGAATTTATTACGGAACTGATACTCGTTTCTTTTCTTTAGGATTAGGAGCAGCATTAGCAGTTGTTTGGCCGATAGAAGGTTTAAATCAGCAAGTCGAACGAAAAGTAAGTTGGATATTGGACTTGGTGGGCCTTGCTTCATTTGTTTTAATGTTAGCAATGTTCTTCTCTAAGTGGATGAATCCACAACAAGCCTTTACTTACTCTGGCGGAATGTTGTTATTTACTTTAGATGTATGTATTTTAGTAGCGGTAATTGCTCATCCTGGCAGTCATTGGAATCAAATCCTAACTAATAAGTTATTTGATTGGATTGGCTCACGAAGCTATGGCATCTATCTGTATCAATTTCCAGTAATGATCTTTTTTGAAGATAAGGTAAATATTGGTGATAATCCAATGCTGTATCACCTTATTGAAGTGATTTTAATTTTAGTGATTACAGAAATTACTTATCGTTTGATTGAAAGACCAATGGGTAGGATTACCTGGGATAAAACGAAGCAATATTTTGCTCGAATTTTTAATTTTGAAACAAAAGATTACTTTAAGAAAGGTCAAGCAGCCTTAGCAGCTTTGATTTTAATCTTAGGATCAGCAGCTATTGCTATTTCACCAGGAGTAAAAGCAGAAGACTTTAATAAAAGCCAATTAGCACAGCGAATTAATCAGAATTCTAAAAAACAAAAAAAGGATAATGCTAAATTAATTGAAAAGTTAAAAAAAGAAAAAAAGAAAAAAGAAAAAAAATCTAAAATTATTCGTGAAGCTGAGCTTCAAACTAAAAAGCATCCTATTAACAAATCTTTTGTTAAATATGGTATTTCCCAGTTAGATTTGCAATTGGCTCAACATGTTCAAGTAACTGCGATTGGCGACTCGGTAATGGCCGGTTCGAGCAACGATTTAAAACAATTAATGCCTAAAGCGTTAATTGATGCTGCTGTTTCAAGACAATTGAATGTTGCTTTTGGCTTATTAGATAGTTATCAAAGTCAAGGAGTTTTAGCAGATAATATCTTAATAGGATTAGGAACTAATGGACCTTTCTCAATGGAAGATCTTGATCGAATAATGCATCAGGCTGGGCCTAAGAGAAAAGTTTTCTGGATCAATGTTCACGTTCCAACTAGAGATTGGCAAAATTCAGTGAATAATTTGCTAAAGCAAGGTGCAAAACGGTATCATAATCTTATAATAATTGATTGGTATTCATACTCGAAGAATCATCCTGACTGGTTCTACGGTGATCATACTCACCCTAATTTAGAGGGCTCAAAATACTATAGTGCATTAGTTACCAAAACAATTGTTAAGCATTCAAAATTTTAG
- the obgE gene encoding GTPase ObgE, which produces MPTFVDQTKIEVQAGKGGDGMVAFRHEKYVPNGGPAGGDGGRGGSIIFVADSGLRTLMDFRYRRKFKADSGENGRIKSQYGRAAKDLYLKVPVGTTVYDYDTNELIGDLTEKGQELVVAKGGRGGRGNIHFATSVNTAPEIAENGEPGEDRVLRLELKLLADVGLVGFPSVGKSTLLSVTTKAKPKIAAYQFTTLTPNLGMVILPDGRDFSMADLPGLIEGASQGVGLGIQFLRHVERTKVILHLVSMDPNNGREAIDDYHTIKKELKNYETDLSKKRELIVASQMDIPGAEEKLAEFKKALKAEGNNEPIYEISSVTHKGVDKLMSDTANLVTEVEQEQAEEQPKLAQKIKEYKYQAPQKNEFTVEQVGEHEFIVKGEQLERLVQMTNLDHQDGIMRLARKLKRLGVDDALREKGAVNGDDVAIGKFVFEFVQ; this is translated from the coding sequence ATGCCTACATTTGTTGATCAAACTAAAATCGAAGTACAAGCCGGAAAAGGCGGCGATGGCATGGTGGCTTTCCGCCATGAAAAATACGTCCCTAATGGCGGTCCAGCCGGTGGTGATGGTGGCCGTGGCGGCAGTATTATTTTTGTTGCTGACAGCGGCTTAAGAACTTTGATGGATTTTCGCTATCGGCGTAAGTTTAAGGCGGATAGTGGTGAAAACGGTCGTATTAAATCACAATATGGCCGTGCAGCTAAGGATCTTTATTTAAAAGTTCCAGTTGGTACTACTGTATATGATTATGACACTAATGAATTGATTGGTGATTTAACTGAAAAGGGCCAAGAACTAGTCGTTGCTAAAGGCGGTCGCGGCGGTCGTGGTAATATCCATTTTGCAACTAGTGTTAATACTGCACCAGAAATTGCTGAAAATGGTGAACCAGGTGAAGATCGCGTTTTGCGTTTAGAATTAAAATTATTGGCTGATGTCGGCTTAGTTGGTTTTCCGTCAGTTGGTAAATCAACACTGTTATCAGTAACAACTAAGGCCAAGCCCAAAATTGCTGCTTATCAATTCACGACTTTAACTCCTAATTTGGGAATGGTTATCTTGCCAGATGGTCGTGACTTTTCAATGGCGGATTTGCCAGGATTAATTGAAGGAGCTAGTCAAGGCGTAGGCTTAGGAATTCAATTTTTACGTCACGTTGAAAGAACCAAAGTAATTCTACATCTAGTTTCAATGGATCCTAATAATGGTCGTGAGGCAATTGATGATTACCATACCATTAAAAAAGAACTCAAAAATTACGAAACAGATTTATCAAAGAAGCGAGAATTGATTGTAGCTTCACAAATGGATATTCCTGGTGCTGAGGAAAAACTAGCTGAGTTTAAAAAAGCATTAAAAGCAGAAGGAAATAATGAACCTATTTATGAAATCTCAAGTGTAACTCATAAAGGCGTAGATAAGTTGATGTCAGATACTGCCAACTTAGTAACTGAAGTTGAACAAGAACAGGCTGAAGAACAACCTAAGCTAGCACAAAAGATTAAAGAATATAAGTATCAGGCACCACAAAAGAATGAATTTACAGTTGAGCAAGTTGGCGAACATGAATTTATCGTTAAGGGTGAACAATTAGAAAGATTAGTTCAAATGACCAACTTGGATCACCAAGACGGTATTATGCGTTTAGCAAGAAAGCTTAAGCGTTTAGGTGTTGATGACGCACTACGTGAAAAAGGAGCTGTTAATGGTGATGATGTGGCTATTGGCAAGTTTGTCTTTGAATTCGTACAATAA